From the genome of Deltaproteobacteria bacterium, one region includes:
- the mreD gene encoding rod shape-determining protein MreD, with amino-acid sequence MFRVLLPFFVGVGWLVLETTLVGFLPTRFPSPDVVLIVVIVYGLKYSLSLGGGFSFVLGVLQDVLAGGVIGLNALSKTVVFFLTTLIAGRFYFPNVISKMAMVLLGGIVDGFLLAVVLLIGGGIHIPFPTLFRSFLLQILCTGFFAPVVLIITPKIFALGERGEGGIFRHGLKKAGARGI; translated from the coding sequence TTGTTCAGGGTTCTACTCCCTTTCTTTGTTGGGGTGGGGTGGTTGGTGTTGGAGACCACCCTCGTGGGTTTTCTCCCCACCCGTTTCCCCAGCCCCGATGTGGTCCTTATAGTGGTGATTGTCTATGGTCTTAAGTACTCCCTTTCCCTTGGAGGCGGTTTCTCTTTCGTTCTAGGTGTGCTGCAAGATGTGTTAGCGGGAGGAGTTATCGGCCTGAATGCCCTCTCCAAGACGGTGGTCTTTTTCCTTACCACATTGATAGCGGGAAGGTTTTATTTCCCAAACGTGATATCCAAGATGGCGATGGTACTTCTTGGAGGGATAGTCGATGGTTTTCTGTTGGCCGTCGTCTTGCTCATCGGAGGAGGTATACATATCCCCTTTCCCACCCTCTTTCGTTCTTTCCTTTTGCAAATTCTTTGTACAGGGTTCTTTGCCCCTGTCGTCCTTATCATAACTCCAAAGATATTCGCCCTCGGGGAGAGGGGAGAAGGGGGTATTTTCCGCCATGGACTTAAGAAGGCGGGAGCCAGAGGAATTTAG
- a CDS encoding ABC transporter permease, translating to MYVGGATHLLLQAVYYGIRPPYQLGLIVQEMDYIGIRSLTVVNVIAIFAGMVLALQTAYALSRFGAKGFIGVVVAISMVREIGPVFTAIMVGGRVGSGITAEIGSMKVTEQIDAIRVMGANPVKKLVVPKLVATVLVLPLLTIVADILGILGGLIISVLELQVNSYYYFTTILENISLQDMASGVGKAFFFGFIIAVIGCYQGMVTKGGTEGVGRSTTTTVVLVSIMVLVSDFFLTKLFMLL from the coding sequence ATGTATGTGGGTGGGGCTACCCACCTCCTCCTTCAGGCAGTCTATTATGGGATTAGACCACCCTACCAACTAGGGCTTATCGTGCAGGAGATGGATTACATCGGCATTCGTTCCTTGACAGTGGTCAATGTCATCGCCATCTTTGCGGGGATGGTCTTGGCCCTGCAGACCGCCTATGCCCTGAGCCGTTTTGGGGCCAAAGGGTTTATTGGGGTGGTGGTGGCCATATCCATGGTAAGGGAAATAGGGCCGGTCTTCACCGCCATCATGGTGGGGGGGAGGGTAGGTTCAGGTATTACCGCTGAGATCGGTTCCATGAAGGTGACCGAGCAGATCGATGCCATCCGGGTTATGGGGGCCAATCCCGTGAAGAAACTGGTGGTCCCCAAATTGGTCGCAACGGTATTGGTCCTCCCCCTTCTCACCATTGTGGCCGACATCTTGGGTATCTTGGGGGGGCTCATTATCAGTGTCTTAGAGCTTCAGGTCAACTCCTACTACTATTTTACCACTATCTTGGAGAATATATCTTTACAGGATATGGCCAGCGGGGTGGGTAAGGCCTTCTTCTTTGGCTTCATCATCGCGGTCATCGGGTGCTATCAGGGGATGGTTACCAAGGGGGGGACCGAGGGGGTTGGCCGCTCCACCACCACTACTGTGGTCTTGGTCTCCATTATGGTCTTGGTGTCTGACTTCTTTTTGACCAAGTTATTTATGTTACTCTAG
- a CDS encoding 2-oxoacid:acceptor oxidoreductase family protein, whose protein sequence is MDLQMVIAGLGGEGIIFMTRVLVEGLYRCGQPVISTETHGMAMRGGSVISQIKIGDYQSPLIRYGEADLLVGTSLEEAHRNLPYLKEGGIIIKNTPQKGVHCIDASAIAHKIGNPRGGNLVLLGYVLAHLVPAISIEPFLEVTGELTPEKFLTGNLKALQEGWQVVLQGNKEEDKAEEGNQAAREN, encoded by the coding sequence ATGGATCTCCAAATGGTCATCGCTGGTCTGGGAGGGGAGGGAATCATTTTTATGACCCGTGTCTTGGTAGAGGGCCTCTACCGATGTGGCCAACCCGTGATCTCAACGGAGACCCACGGCATGGCCATGAGGGGAGGATCGGTGATATCACAGATCAAGATTGGGGATTACCAGAGCCCCCTGATCCGTTATGGGGAGGCCGACCTTTTAGTGGGGACCTCTCTCGAAGAGGCCCACAGGAATCTCCCCTACCTCAAAGAGGGGGGGATAATCATTAAAAATACACCTCAAAAAGGGGTCCATTGTATCGATGCCAGCGCAATAGCTCACAAGATAGGCAATCCCAGGGGAGGTAATTTGGTCCTCCTGGGATATGTCTTAGCCCATCTTGTTCCGGCCATCTCCATTGAACCCTTCCTAGAGGTCACTGGAGAACTCACCCCAGAGAAGTTTCTTACAGGCAATCTAAAGGCCTTACAGGAGGGATGGCAGGTAGTTTTGCAAGGTAATAAGGAGGAGGACAAAGCGGAGGAGGGGAATCAGGCGGCACGGGAAAATTGA
- the mreC gene encoding rod shape-determining protein MreC, with protein sequence MVDLRRRRGTLVIILLIVCAVSLISIQISGRYEGDLFHSVVLRFISPCQRAFHWTIDSMVNLFQGYILLVDLKKENLRLQGEVYRLQRENDELRESAKAVRRLRRLLLFKEQVPAAMIPSEVIAYSPSAWFRTIVINKGRRDGVRKGMPVVIWEGVVGQVIRTSTGSSIILLIIDRNSSVDALVQRTRTRGILEGEGSPRCQLRYVSRTDEIQVGDRIVTSGLGGIFPKGLFMGTVVRVEKKEYGLFQEVEVNPSADFSRLEEVLVILKPAGEGKG encoded by the coding sequence ATGGTGGACCTCAGGAGACGTCGTGGCACTCTCGTCATTATCCTTCTTATTGTATGCGCTGTATCCCTCATCTCCATTCAGATAAGTGGGCGCTATGAGGGGGATCTCTTCCATAGCGTAGTCTTGAGATTTATCTCTCCCTGTCAACGAGCCTTTCATTGGACCATCGACTCCATGGTTAACCTCTTTCAAGGCTATATCCTTTTGGTAGACCTCAAAAAGGAAAACCTTCGTCTGCAGGGTGAAGTGTACCGCTTGCAGAGGGAGAACGATGAGCTGAGGGAGTCAGCCAAGGCTGTCAGGCGTTTGCGGCGTCTCCTCCTCTTTAAGGAACAGGTCCCTGCTGCCATGATCCCCTCTGAGGTCATCGCCTACTCCCCCTCGGCTTGGTTCAGGACAATAGTGATAAACAAGGGGCGACGTGACGGCGTGCGAAAGGGGATGCCGGTGGTGATCTGGGAGGGGGTGGTTGGACAGGTGATCAGGACCTCCACGGGTTCATCCATCATCTTGCTTATTATCGATCGAAATTCCTCAGTGGATGCCCTGGTACAGCGGACCAGAACGAGGGGGATCTTGGAGGGTGAGGGTAGCCCTCGGTGTCAATTGAGGTATGTCTCTCGAACGGATGAGATACAGGTCGGCGATCGTATCGTCACCTCTGGTCTCGGTGGGATCTTCCCCAAAGGGCTGTTCATGGGAACGGTGGTGAGGGTAGAAAAGAAAGAATATGGCCTCTTTCAAGAGGTAGAGGTCAACCCCAGCGCTGACTTCTCCCGCCTGGAAGAGGTGCTGGTAATCTTAAAGCCAGCAGGAGAAGGTAAGGGGTAA
- a CDS encoding sigma-70 family RNA polymerase sigma factor → MGGETQLVERVLRGEEGAFEELVMMYQAPIYYLTLRFVRDEQAAADLAQTTFFRAFQGLWGFRQGASFKTWLYRIAINLCKNYLRDHGKEKFKDWSDIDPPSSANPLQKLIENEEQKLLLRAWGRLPERQRLTLTLRVQEGMKYREIAEVLGCSVGTVKANFHHALIKLKEIFQEG, encoded by the coding sequence ATGGGAGGGGAAACCCAACTGGTGGAGAGGGTGCTGAGGGGGGAAGAGGGGGCCTTTGAGGAGCTGGTCATGATGTATCAAGCACCTATCTATTATCTCACCCTCCGCTTCGTCAGGGATGAGCAAGCGGCAGCAGACCTGGCCCAAACCACCTTCTTTAGGGCCTTCCAGGGGCTCTGGGGCTTCCGCCAAGGGGCGAGTTTTAAGACGTGGCTCTATCGCATCGCCATCAACCTTTGCAAAAATTACCTACGAGATCATGGAAAGGAGAAGTTTAAGGATTGGAGTGATATCGATCCGCCCTCATCCGCTAACCCCTTACAGAAACTTATAGAAAATGAGGAACAGAAGCTCCTCTTGCGGGCCTGGGGACGACTACCCGAGAGACAGCGACTCACCTTGACGCTGAGGGTGCAAGAAGGGATGAAGTACAGGGAGATAGCGGAGGTCTTGGGATGTTCCGTGGGGACGGTAAAGGCAAATTTTCACCACGCCCTTATCAAATTGAAGGAGATCTTCCAGGAGGGCTGA
- a CDS encoding ABC transporter ATP-binding protein translates to MIEIKDIYKSYDDLQVLQGLKLGIKKGETITILGGSGTGKSVLLRLITGLEKPNQGEICIEGRDIVPLREHELLPIRRKMGMLFQGAALFDSLSAGENVAYPIREHFRLPEGEIQRMVKEKLRLVGLEGVEDKMPAELSGGMKKRVALARAIAIDPEIILYDEPTTGLDPANIKRINHLIVEIQKILKVTSIVVTHDLDSAYAVTDRLVLLHRGKIAMVGTKEEFVSSELKEVRAFIADEVTEGE, encoded by the coding sequence ATCATCGAAATCAAAGATATCTATAAATCCTACGACGACCTCCAGGTCTTGCAGGGACTGAAGCTAGGGATAAAAAAGGGGGAGACCATCACCATCTTGGGTGGTAGTGGCACGGGTAAGAGCGTCCTGCTCAGGCTTATCACTGGCTTGGAAAAGCCCAATCAAGGAGAAATATGCATCGAGGGGAGGGATATTGTGCCCCTCAGGGAACATGAGCTGCTCCCCATTAGGAGAAAAATGGGGATGCTCTTTCAAGGTGCTGCCCTCTTTGATTCCCTCAGTGCCGGGGAGAACGTGGCCTATCCTATCAGGGAGCACTTCCGTCTCCCCGAAGGAGAGATCCAGAGGATGGTGAAAGAGAAACTGCGCTTGGTGGGTTTGGAGGGGGTGGAGGACAAGATGCCTGCAGAGCTGAGTGGGGGGATGAAGAAGAGGGTGGCCCTGGCCAGGGCCATCGCCATCGATCCAGAGATCATCCTGTACGATGAACCCACCACAGGTCTTGATCCGGCCAATATCAAGAGGATAAACCACCTTATTGTTGAGATCCAGAAGATATTAAAGGTCACCTCCATCGTGGTCACCCACGATCTGGACAGCGCCTATGCGGTGACAGATCGTTTGGTCCTCTTACATAGAGGGAAGATCGCCATGGTGGGGACCAAGGAGGAGTTTGTCTCCTCTGAACTCAAAGAGGTAAGGGCATTTATCGCCGATGAGGTCACTGAAGGAGAATAA
- the rodA gene encoding rod shape-determining protein RodA, whose translation MIVRRLWGQLDGKLITLTLALMTIGIINLYSATINLPGGEFLFYQRQLCWLGIGVFLGLLVFLVDYRYYKEFAYHIYILALLAIVCVLIYAMVVGGVQRWIRIGLFTLQPSELMKIALILALASHFAHYERKEGYRLRELFIPAVITLLPTLLIAKQPDLGTALVLVFIFFSIVMFVKIRFRSLIILLMVVIIATPFCWAGLKDYQRTRVLTFLNPDMDPLGAGYHIIQSKIAVGSGGVWGKGYLHGTQCKLQFLPAHHTDFIFAVVGEEWGFVGCGLVLALYLALILWGLNISVRAKDRYGAILAFGVTAMIFWHVVINVGMVLGIMPVVGLPLPFLSYGGSSAIVNLMGIGLLLNVRARRYIF comes from the coding sequence ATGATCGTCAGGAGGCTGTGGGGTCAACTGGATGGTAAGCTGATCACCCTGACCCTTGCCCTGATGACGATAGGGATCATCAACCTCTACAGTGCCACCATCAACCTACCTGGAGGGGAATTCCTCTTCTATCAGAGGCAGCTTTGTTGGTTGGGGATAGGGGTATTTCTTGGCCTGCTGGTATTTTTGGTTGACTACCGCTATTATAAAGAGTTTGCTTATCACATTTACATCTTGGCCCTTCTGGCCATAGTCTGTGTGCTCATCTATGCGATGGTGGTGGGGGGGGTCCAACGGTGGATAAGGATAGGACTTTTCACCCTTCAGCCCTCGGAGCTAATGAAGATTGCCCTCATCCTCGCCCTCGCCAGCCATTTTGCTCATTATGAGAGGAAAGAGGGGTATCGACTGAGGGAACTCTTCATCCCGGCGGTCATCACCCTGCTGCCCACCCTGCTGATCGCCAAGCAACCTGATTTGGGGACGGCCTTGGTCTTGGTCTTTATCTTTTTCTCCATAGTCATGTTCGTCAAGATCCGCTTCCGATCCCTCATCATATTGTTAATGGTGGTCATCATTGCCACCCCTTTTTGTTGGGCTGGGCTGAAGGATTATCAACGCACCAGGGTCCTCACCTTCTTAAACCCCGATATGGATCCCTTAGGGGCAGGCTATCATATAATCCAGTCCAAGATCGCTGTCGGCTCTGGAGGAGTATGGGGGAAGGGGTATCTTCATGGTACCCAGTGTAAACTCCAGTTTCTTCCCGCGCACCATACGGATTTTATCTTCGCCGTTGTGGGAGAGGAGTGGGGGTTTGTTGGCTGTGGGCTGGTCCTGGCCCTCTATTTAGCCCTGATCCTTTGGGGCCTCAACATAAGTGTTAGGGCAAAGGATAGGTATGGGGCCATCCTCGCCTTTGGGGTAACGGCCATGATATTTTGGCATGTAGTGATAAATGTGGGCATGGTCTTGGGGATTATGCCTGTAGTAGGTCTGCCCCTGCCCTTTTTAAGCTATGGCGGTTCTTCTGCCATTGTCAATTTAATGGGAATAGGTCTCCTTCTTAACGTCAGGGCGAGGCGGTATATCTTTTAA
- the rpsU gene encoding 30S ribosomal protein S21: MTERDELEKMLKRLKKDFQRNIQPALKKHSYFISKGERVRLKRAKAIRRMRRKERQFSRAA, from the coding sequence ATGACTGAGAGAGATGAACTTGAGAAGATGCTCAAAAGGCTCAAGAAGGATTTTCAAAGGAACATCCAGCCTGCCTTAAAGAAGCACTCCTACTTTATCAGCAAGGGAGAAAGGGTAAGGCTGAAGAGGGCCAAGGCCATCCGCAGGATGCGCAGGAAAGAGCGTCAATTTTCCCGTGCCGCCTGA
- a CDS encoding rod shape-determining protein, with translation MFDAVMSLFSTDLAIDLGTANTLVYVKGKGIVSNEPSVVAVYRDPRGNQKILAIGEEAKGMLGRTPGNIIPIRPMKDGVIADFEITEQMLRYFIFRAHNRRSFVRPRVVVCVPSGITPVERRAVKESAESAGCREVYLANEPMAAAIGAGLPITEASGNMILDVGGGTTEVAVISLGGIVTSNSIRVGGDKMDEAIIQYVKRKYNLSIGERTAELVKINLGNAFPTDDATDTMEIKGRDLVSGIPKTLELAVGEVREAITDSLNDIVDVVRITLERTPPELASDIVDKGLVLTGGGALLKNIDVLLRNVINLPITIVDDPLCTVVMGSGKLLDDMDLLREVTLHY, from the coding sequence ATGTTTGATGCTGTTATGAGCCTCTTTTCCACCGATCTGGCCATTGATCTCGGGACAGCCAACACCTTGGTCTATGTCAAGGGAAAGGGGATAGTGTCCAATGAGCCTTCGGTCGTGGCCGTGTATCGCGACCCCAGGGGGAATCAGAAAATCCTCGCCATCGGGGAGGAGGCGAAGGGCATGTTGGGAAGGACCCCTGGGAATATCATCCCCATACGTCCGATGAAAGATGGGGTCATCGCCGATTTTGAGATAACAGAGCAGATGCTCCGTTATTTTATCTTCAGGGCCCACAATCGCAGATCCTTCGTCCGCCCCCGTGTGGTCGTCTGTGTCCCCTCGGGGATCACCCCGGTGGAGAGGAGGGCGGTGAAGGAGTCAGCAGAGTCGGCCGGGTGTAGGGAGGTCTACTTAGCCAATGAACCAATGGCTGCGGCCATCGGGGCAGGACTCCCCATTACCGAGGCCTCGGGCAATATGATCTTGGATGTAGGAGGAGGGACCACAGAGGTGGCGGTAATCTCCCTGGGTGGAATCGTCACCAGCAATTCCATCCGGGTGGGGGGTGATAAGATGGATGAGGCCATCATTCAGTATGTGAAGAGGAAATATAATCTCTCCATTGGAGAGAGGACTGCCGAACTGGTGAAGATCAATTTGGGAAATGCCTTCCCCACCGACGATGCCACGGATACAATGGAGATCAAAGGAAGGGATTTGGTCTCAGGTATTCCCAAGACCTTGGAGCTGGCAGTGGGGGAGGTGAGGGAGGCCATTACAGACTCCCTGAACGACATCGTGGATGTGGTAAGGATCACCTTGGAGAGGACTCCACCGGAGCTGGCCTCTGATATCGTCGATAAGGGGTTAGTTTTAACCGGGGGCGGGGCCTTGTTGAAAAATATAGATGTCTTGTTGCGCAACGTCATAAACCTCCCCATAACCATCGTGGACGATCCCCTCTGTACTGTGGTTATGGGATCGGGTAAGCTATTGGATGATATGGATCTCCTGAGGGAGGTGACGCTCCATTATTAG
- the mrdA gene encoding penicillin-binding protein 2, translating to MDLRRREPEEFRPRHRYFVFVVVIIFFFIFVRLWYLQIVKEQELRLLSENNRIRLRKIPAVRGMIMDRKGRILADNHTSFNAMVMPEDVDDLKGLTKKLSRFLHLPPVEIERKIKDRDRPPFQLVKIKTDISWKELSLLKTYRLDLPGVEVSMRPIRTYPYGEVAAHILGYVGEIDKEELKSRKGYKMGDCLGKYGVEWQWEGHLRGIDGGRQVEVDAVGKEVRVLKEVFPIPGHNLYLTIDLDLQRYGEKLLDEKAGAIIAMDPTTGEILAFCSSPSFQPALFAEGISVEEWEELVSHPLHPLQNRGIQGLYSPGSVFKIVTAAAGLEEGVITPKTTLYCSGIYYLGKRGYQCWRRGGHGAVKLHRGLVESCDIFFYQVGERLGVEKLSRYAKGFGLGRLTEIDLKGEKKGLIPSAEWKRERLGEQWYTGETISMAIGQSYILVTPLQLLNLISSIANGGVLLKPQIAKRVEDIDKKELVDYQPQEIGRLPVSTETLDEIREALVGVIKDDHGTGRAARLAGVEIAGKTGTAQVVKLRGRGRRPKPEEMPYESRDHAWFVAYAPAHNPEIAVVVLIEHGGHGGSAAAPLAREMIRRYLYLKRREK from the coding sequence ATGGACTTAAGAAGGCGGGAGCCAGAGGAATTTAGACCGAGGCATAGGTATTTTGTCTTCGTCGTCGTCATCATCTTCTTCTTCATCTTTGTAAGGCTTTGGTATCTTCAGATAGTTAAGGAACAGGAACTCCGGCTACTCTCTGAAAATAATAGGATACGGTTGAGGAAGATCCCCGCTGTGCGGGGGATGATCATGGATAGGAAGGGAAGGATATTGGCAGATAATCACACCTCCTTTAATGCCATGGTGATGCCTGAGGATGTGGACGACCTGAAAGGGTTGACCAAGAAGCTCTCCCGATTTCTGCACCTTCCCCCTGTGGAGATAGAGCGCAAGATAAAGGATAGGGATCGTCCCCCGTTTCAACTGGTAAAGATCAAGACAGACATCTCTTGGAAGGAATTGAGCCTTTTGAAGACTTATAGATTGGATCTTCCTGGGGTAGAGGTAAGTATGAGGCCGATAAGGACGTATCCATATGGCGAAGTGGCTGCCCACATATTGGGTTATGTAGGGGAAATAGATAAGGAGGAGCTGAAAAGCAGAAAGGGTTATAAGATGGGGGACTGCCTGGGAAAATACGGGGTGGAATGGCAATGGGAGGGGCATCTGAGAGGGATCGATGGGGGTAGACAGGTGGAGGTTGATGCTGTGGGGAAAGAGGTACGGGTCCTAAAAGAGGTCTTCCCTATTCCCGGACACAATCTGTACTTGACAATAGACCTGGATCTGCAGAGGTACGGGGAGAAGCTCTTGGACGAAAAGGCAGGGGCCATTATCGCTATGGACCCCACAACTGGTGAGATATTGGCCTTTTGCAGCAGTCCTTCCTTCCAACCAGCCCTCTTTGCCGAGGGGATATCGGTCGAGGAGTGGGAAGAGCTGGTCTCCCACCCCTTACACCCCCTGCAAAACAGGGGGATCCAGGGGCTTTATTCTCCCGGCTCTGTCTTCAAGATAGTGACAGCAGCGGCAGGTTTGGAGGAGGGGGTGATAACCCCCAAGACTACCCTTTATTGTTCCGGCATCTATTACCTGGGAAAGAGGGGGTACCAGTGCTGGCGGAGAGGGGGGCATGGGGCGGTGAAGCTCCATAGAGGATTAGTGGAGTCGTGCGATATATTCTTCTATCAAGTGGGGGAGAGATTGGGAGTGGAGAAGTTGAGCAGGTATGCGAAGGGCTTCGGCCTCGGAAGGCTTACGGAGATAGACCTCAAGGGGGAGAAAAAGGGGTTGATCCCCAGCGCGGAATGGAAGAGGGAGAGGTTGGGTGAGCAATGGTATACGGGAGAGACCATTTCCATGGCCATAGGTCAGAGTTATATCTTGGTAACCCCCCTACAACTACTCAACCTCATCAGCTCCATTGCCAACGGCGGGGTCCTCCTCAAACCGCAGATAGCAAAACGTGTGGAGGACATTGACAAGAAGGAACTGGTGGACTATCAACCCCAGGAGATAGGAAGGCTTCCTGTCTCCACAGAGACCTTGGATGAGATAAGGGAGGCACTTGTGGGCGTAATCAAAGACGATCATGGGACGGGTAGGGCTGCTCGCCTTGCTGGGGTGGAGATAGCTGGGAAGACGGGCACCGCACAGGTGGTCAAACTCAGAGGGAGGGGGAGGAGGCCTAAGCCCGAGGAGATGCCCTATGAGTCGCGAGATCACGCATGGTTTGTGGCCTATGCCCCCGCCCATAACCCTGAGATTGCGGTGGTGGTGTTGATCGAGCATGGAGGGCATGGGGGCTCTGCCGCCGCCCCCTTGGCCCGGGAGATGATAAGGAGATATCTATATCTTAAACGAAGGGAAAAATGA
- a CDS encoding 4Fe-4S binding protein, protein MKQRRSVGKVLMGNEAMAWGIIEAGATAATSYPGTPASEIMETVCRIKEEHSLNIHTEWSVNEKVAFEVALTNSYLGRRSAVMMKQMGLNVALDPLMSSAYTGVRGGFVLIAADDPGPYSSQTEQDSRYLATFAKIPVFDPSCPQEAKEMVKRAFELSEEYEIPVMMRPTSWVCHSRQGVVLDKIEGRNETPSFKKDPQRWAATPRFRYLLHKELNRKIREISLRNHPSPISAPGGAEMAVVASGVPYAYAYDVVKAMGLEERVALYKVDLPYPLGQEIDELVQIHPQTLILEETYPVIELQIGCREGVRGRLDLTIPSEGELTPDIIAHLFATLLGEGVGEVRIPPEGGRKPSLCPGCPHRAAFWALKKALPQGIYPGDIGCYTLGLNLKAVDTCLCMGASVNQAAGLYHSFKQGQKSVPPIVATIGDSTFFHAGITGLINAVHQGASFVLLILDNGTVAMTGGQPTPAGGGPGKSIQIEEVVRGCGVDFIRTVDPYDIPLLIQLLKEADHYARGEEKGVAVIIARHPCLIYGARDEKKGGGEIFIGEECDLCGLCTERFECPALCKGPQGGPIIIKTLCTNCGACLYVCPQGAIKRV, encoded by the coding sequence ATGAAACAGAGAAGATCAGTAGGTAAGGTCCTCATGGGAAATGAGGCCATGGCGTGGGGAATCATAGAGGCTGGGGCCACGGCGGCAACCTCCTACCCCGGAACCCCTGCCTCTGAGATCATGGAGACGGTGTGCCGGATAAAGGAGGAGCACAGTTTGAATATCCATACCGAATGGTCGGTGAACGAAAAGGTAGCCTTTGAGGTGGCCCTGACCAATAGCTACCTAGGCAGAAGGTCAGCCGTTATGATGAAACAGATGGGATTAAATGTGGCCTTAGATCCCTTGATGAGTTCTGCTTACACAGGCGTAAGGGGTGGTTTTGTCCTCATCGCCGCCGATGATCCTGGGCCTTATAGCTCCCAGACAGAGCAGGATAGCAGATACCTAGCGACCTTTGCCAAGATACCCGTTTTTGACCCCTCCTGCCCTCAAGAGGCCAAGGAGATGGTGAAAAGGGCCTTCGAACTCTCTGAGGAATATGAGATACCGGTGATGATGAGACCGACCTCCTGGGTATGCCACTCCCGCCAGGGGGTTGTCTTGGACAAGATAGAAGGGAGAAACGAAACTCCCTCTTTCAAAAAGGACCCCCAGCGTTGGGCAGCAACCCCAAGATTCAGATATCTTCTGCACAAGGAGCTAAACAGAAAGATCAGAGAGATCTCTCTCCGAAACCACCCATCCCCCATCTCCGCCCCTGGGGGGGCGGAGATGGCTGTGGTGGCCTCAGGGGTCCCCTATGCCTATGCTTACGATGTCGTCAAGGCCATGGGGCTGGAGGAAAGGGTGGCCTTGTACAAGGTCGACCTCCCCTACCCCCTGGGCCAGGAGATAGATGAACTTGTACAAATCCATCCACAGACCTTGATATTGGAGGAGACCTATCCCGTGATAGAGCTTCAGATAGGCTGCAGGGAGGGAGTCAGGGGAAGGTTGGACCTCACCATCCCCTCCGAGGGAGAACTAACCCCAGACATCATCGCCCACCTCTTCGCCACCCTCTTGGGTGAAGGGGTGGGGGAGGTGAGGATCCCCCCTGAGGGGGGGAGGAAACCGAGTTTGTGCCCTGGCTGCCCTCACCGGGCGGCATTCTGGGCCCTAAAAAAGGCCTTGCCCCAGGGGATATATCCCGGCGATATAGGCTGTTATACCCTGGGGTTGAATCTCAAGGCCGTGGACACCTGCCTGTGCATGGGTGCAAGCGTCAATCAAGCCGCAGGCCTTTACCACTCTTTTAAACAGGGACAAAAGAGTGTCCCACCCATTGTTGCCACCATCGGAGACTCTACCTTCTTCCATGCAGGGATCACAGGTTTGATCAACGCCGTCCACCAAGGGGCCTCCTTTGTCCTTCTCATCCTGGACAATGGGACGGTGGCCATGACTGGTGGACAACCCACACCAGCAGGGGGTGGTCCGGGTAAAAGTATACAGATAGAGGAGGTAGTTAGAGGGTGTGGGGTGGACTTCATCCGGACAGTGGACCCCTATGACATCCCCCTCCTGATTCAACTTTTAAAGGAGGCGGACCACTATGCACGAGGCGAGGAGAAGGGGGTAGCGGTGATCATCGCCAGGCACCCTTGCCTGATCTATGGGGCTAGGGATGAGAAAAAGGGGGGGGGTGAGATCTTTATCGGAGAGGAATGTGATCTTTGTGGTCTGTGCACGGAGAGGTTCGAATGCCCAGCCTTGTGCAAAGGCCCTCAAGGGGGACCCATTATCATCAAGACCTTATGTACCAACTGCGGCGCCTGCCTTTACGTATGCCCGCAGGGGGCGATAAAGAGGGTGTAA
- a CDS encoding single-stranded DNA-binding protein: MLGVNKVILVGNLGADPEVRYSSTGTAVTSFRIATSENWTNKEGERETRTEWHRVVAFGKLGEICAEYLSKGRQVYVEGRLRSRSWEDKEGNKRWVTEVAATNMVMLGAAGEQIKGMEGEPVEEPPELTKEEDDIPF, translated from the coding sequence ATGTTAGGAGTGAACAAGGTGATCTTGGTAGGGAATTTAGGGGCTGATCCTGAGGTCAGGTACTCCAGCACGGGGACTGCAGTTACCAGCTTCAGGATCGCCACCAGTGAAAACTGGACCAATAAGGAGGGAGAAAGGGAGACCAGAACCGAGTGGCATCGGGTGGTGGCCTTCGGAAAATTGGGGGAGATATGTGCGGAATATCTGAGTAAGGGGAGACAGGTATATGTGGAGGGGCGGCTCAGGTCCCGCTCATGGGAGGACAAAGAGGGCAACAAGAGGTGGGTAACAGAGGTGGCGGCCACCAACATGGTGATGTTGGGGGCAGCTGGGGAACAGATCAAGGGGATGGAGGGTGAACCCGTAGAGGAACCTCCAGAGTTAACCAAGGAAGAAGACGACATCCCCTTTTGA